The DNA segment CGTTGCATGCTCGGACGAAGCAGAAGTACTCATATCGTAGCTATTGGGGTGGGCGTTGGTGATTGCAGCATCGGTTTTATGTTAGTTGAACCTCGATTCTCGCTCGCACATAACATTCGGTCAACGCGATGAAATCGGCAGCGATCCGATTGACGCCTCCATGCACGGCAATTGACGTTAATCGACGCCCGTGTGAAATCGAAAAAACGGCTAAAATGCCGAACGGGACCGTTGCCAACGTGGCTAACGTGATGTGATGAGGCAGGCAATTCAGCTGCCGTGATCTCAGCTACTCTGAACACCTATCCTAGATTTCCGATCGGCGACGTCCGTGCCTGAACTTCCCGAAGTCGAAACGATGCGTCGCGGTGTGCTGCCGATCGTCGGCAGTCGCATTGAATCGGTTGATCGACCGCCCTGCCTGAGGCGACCAATCCAGATCCGTCCTCGGATCGATGCGATCGACCGGCGGCTTCGTCACCGATTCGTGACCAGCATTGGTCGCCGCGGCAAACGCGTCATGATCGAAATGGATGACGGCCAAGTAATGGTGATCGAGCCTCGGATGACAGGACTCGTCTTGCTGGCCGACCCGCCGACAACCGAGCATCTTCGCCTTCGAATCGTGCTGTCAGGCGGACCATGCGAACAACTGTTGTTCTGGGATCGTCGCGGACTGGGAACCGTGCGGTTACTGCATCCCAGTGAAGTCGCGTCAGTCATCGACGTCAAACTGGGCAACGACGCACTACAAATCACACCAGACCAACTGCGAATGAAACTGTCCGCCAGCCGCCGTGCG comes from the Rubripirellula reticaptiva genome and includes:
- the mutM gene encoding bifunctional DNA-formamidopyrimidine glycosylase/DNA-(apurinic or apyrimidinic site) lyase, which gives rise to MPELPEVETMRRGVLPIVGSRIESVDRPPCLRRPIQIRPRIDAIDRRLRHRFVTSIGRRGKRVMIEMDDGQVMVIEPRMTGLVLLADPPTTEHLRLRIVLSGGPCEQLLFWDRRGLGTVRLLHPSEVASVIDVKLGNDALQITPDQLRMKLSASRRAIKIALLDQSAVAGIGNLYAAEILYVAGIDPRTRCDKLTRPQWSRIVAATGKVLQLAIHHEGSTLSDGTYRNALNNAGGYQNYHRVYDRAGKPCLRCGDAEIRRIVQAQRSTFFCPNCQQKSGLHPSVSAEID